A genomic region of Pelodiscus sinensis isolate JC-2024 chromosome 17, ASM4963464v1, whole genome shotgun sequence contains the following coding sequences:
- the LOC142818760 gene encoding ovomucoid-like: MHSHTRQPPTMNGTGALVLFALALGCLSAVPLGGEADCSQYRLRTTKDGKVLIACPRLLEKVCGTDGVTYPNECMLCAHNLDRKASVGKQYAGECRRETAQVDCSDYMEPRPFCTLEYQAHCGSDSQTYGNKCQFCNAVTKSKGILTLSHLGKC, encoded by the exons ATGCATTCACACACCAGGCAACCACCCACCATGAATGGAACAGGTGCCCTTGTGCTCTTCGCTCTGGCTCTTGGCTGCCTCTCGG CTGTCCCCCTGGGCGGTGAG GCTGATTGCAGCCAGTACCGCCTGCGCACTACCAAAGATGGGAAAGTCCTGAtcgcctgccccaggctcctggaGAAAGTCTGCGGCACGGACGGCGTCACTTACCCCAATGAATGCATGCTGTGTGCCCACAACCT AGATCGGAAGGCCAGCGTTGGCAAGCAGTACGCTGGCGAATGTCGACGGGAAACGGCGCAG GTTGACTGCAGTGACTACAtggagccccgccccttctgcaccctggaGTATCAGGCCCACTGCGGCTCTGACAGCCAAACCTATGGCAACAAATGTCAGTTCTGCAACGCCGTCAC GAAAAGCAAGGGGATTCTCACCTTAAGCCATCTGGGAAAATGTTGA